One Pullulanibacillus sp. KACC 23026 DNA segment encodes these proteins:
- the htpG gene encoding molecular chaperone HtpG has translation MTTEKREFQAESKRLLDMMIHSIYSHKDIFLRELISNASDAIDKIYYKALTDDRLTFNQDDYYIKIEADKAARTLTIKDTGIGMTAEELESNLGTIAKSGSLAFKKEVQMEEGQSIIGQFGVGFYSAFMVADVVTVYTKSLESDQGYKWESEGADGYTIEPFNKADVGTKIVLKLKDNTDDENYDEFLDEYRLKQIIKKYSDFIRYPIKMDVTVSKPKADNEEEYEDVLEEQTINSMVPIWRKNKSELTDEDYEAFYADKHYGFDKPLKHLHIKVDGAVRYNAILYIPEQIPFDYYSKEFEKGLELYSNGVLIMEKCAELLPDYFSFVKGMVDSEDLSLNISREILQQDRQLKLIAKNIKNKIKKELQTLIKDEREKYETFYKAFGRQLKFGVYNDFGANKDDLKDLLMFYSSTEKKLVTLDDYVSRMKEDQKYIYYATGESYDRIEKLPQTELVADKGYEILYFTEDIDEFAIKMLMTYEEKEFKSVSSGDLGLNDESEKETETEEKDNQGLFDKMGDILAGQVKAVKLSKRLKSHPVCLTADGEVTIEMEKVLSMMPDNQHVKADKILEINPNHEVFQSLKEAFEKDQEKLALYTKLLYNQALLIEGLPIQDPVAFTNDICKVMV, from the coding sequence ATGACAACGGAAAAAAGAGAATTTCAAGCTGAATCGAAGCGCCTTTTAGACATGATGATCCATTCGATCTACTCTCACAAGGACATTTTTTTAAGAGAGTTAATCTCAAATGCAAGTGACGCTATTGATAAGATCTACTACAAGGCGCTCACCGATGACCGCTTAACCTTTAACCAAGATGATTACTACATTAAGATTGAGGCTGACAAAGCCGCGCGAACACTGACTATTAAAGATACTGGAATTGGTATGACTGCTGAGGAACTCGAAAGCAATTTGGGGACCATTGCAAAAAGCGGCTCTCTTGCCTTTAAAAAGGAAGTCCAAATGGAGGAGGGTCAATCTATTATTGGTCAGTTCGGTGTCGGGTTCTATTCAGCCTTTATGGTAGCAGATGTCGTTACCGTTTATACAAAATCCCTTGAGAGTGATCAAGGCTACAAGTGGGAGTCAGAAGGCGCAGATGGCTATACGATTGAGCCTTTTAATAAAGCGGATGTTGGAACAAAGATTGTTCTTAAACTAAAAGACAACACAGATGATGAAAACTATGATGAATTTCTAGATGAGTATCGATTAAAGCAAATCATTAAGAAGTATTCTGACTTTATTCGCTATCCTATTAAAATGGATGTGACAGTCAGTAAGCCAAAAGCGGATAATGAAGAGGAGTATGAGGACGTTCTCGAGGAGCAAACGATTAACAGCATGGTGCCGATCTGGCGTAAAAACAAGAGTGAATTAACTGATGAGGATTATGAAGCCTTTTATGCAGATAAGCATTACGGTTTTGATAAGCCGCTAAAACACTTGCACATTAAGGTGGACGGAGCTGTCCGTTATAATGCCATTCTATATATCCCAGAACAAATTCCATTTGATTACTATTCCAAGGAATTTGAAAAAGGTCTTGAGCTCTATTCCAATGGCGTCTTAATCATGGAGAAATGTGCTGAGCTTTTACCGGATTATTTCAGCTTTGTTAAAGGGATGGTGGACTCAGAGGACTTGTCATTGAACATTTCCCGTGAGATTCTGCAGCAGGACCGCCAGCTTAAGCTGATTGCAAAGAATATTAAGAATAAGATTAAGAAAGAGCTTCAAACACTGATTAAAGATGAGCGCGAAAAATATGAAACGTTTTATAAGGCATTCGGCCGTCAGTTGAAGTTTGGTGTCTATAACGATTTCGGAGCAAATAAGGATGACTTAAAGGATCTGCTCATGTTTTATTCGTCTACCGAAAAGAAACTGGTCACGCTGGATGATTATGTATCACGGATGAAGGAAGACCAAAAATACATTTACTATGCCACTGGTGAAAGCTATGATCGGATTGAGAAGCTTCCGCAAACTGAGCTTGTGGCAGACAAGGGCTATGAGATTCTTTACTTCACCGAAGACATCGATGAATTTGCCATTAAGATGCTCATGACTTATGAAGAAAAAGAATTTAAATCGGTTTCTAGCGGTGACCTCGGACTAAATGACGAGTCAGAAAAAGAAACGGAAACAGAGGAAAAAGATAATCAAGGATTGTTTGATAAGATGGGTGATATTTTGGCAGGACAAGTTAAAGCAGTCAAACTGTCAAAACGTTTGAAGTCCCATCCGGTTTGCTTAACAGCAGATGGCGAAGTGACTATTGAGATGGAAAAGGTTTTGAGCATGATGCCGGACAACCAACATGTAAAAGCCGATAAAATTCTCGAGATCAATCCAAACCACGAGGTCTTCCAATCACTTAAAGAGGCCTTTGAAAAGGATCAAGAGAAGCTCGCCCTTTATACTAAGCTTCTTTATAATCAAGCCTTGCTGATTGAAGGCCTGCCGATCCAAGATCCAGTTGCCTTCACAAACGACATTTGCAAAGTGATGGTTTAA